ACCATAATGGTGCTTTAGCAGATTCGGCCTGGTCATACGCAGTTGGCAATGTGTCCCCTGAAACTGAGCATTTATTGAAAGTAACAAAAGAGGCACTCTATAAAGGAATCGAACAGGCGGTTCCAGGTAATCGAATTGGCGATATCGGGCATGCGATTCAAACTTATGTAGAAAGTGAAGGTCTTTCAGTGGTACGTGACTTTATTGGCCATGGAATTGGCGCTGTCATTCACGAAAAACCGGATGTTCCGCATTATGGGCTTCCTGGGAAGGGCGCAAGAATTAAAGAAGGTATGGTATTTACCATTGAACCGATGGTAAACATCGGAATGTATTTTACTCAAATGGATTCTAACAGCTGGACAGCTCGAACCGTTGATGGCACTTATTCTGCACAGTATGAGCACACCATTGCCATTACGAAAAATGGACCACAAATCCTTACAGAGCAGGATTAGTAAAAAACCAGATCAGCTTGATCTGGTTTTATCTTTTTCTTAAATTTCCTAATTCTTCTGCCAAGGCTTGCATTTCGCTCGGACTAAAGGAGTTCTTTTTTTGAACCAACTCATATATATCTTTTAATTCTTCGTACATTTCTTCATCAAAGTGAGAAGGCTTAATGGCACCTAAATTTAACACCCTTAATTTTTCTTTAATTTTTTCAATCATAAATTCCACATTTTCCGTTGATTTTTGCGATAAATTCATATGTAACACCCTTTCAATTATGGATATACTCATTATAATCCTTTTCTGCTGTTTCTAGGTTAGTTTTAGCTTCAGATTGGAGAAAAAGTCATTAGGAGGACTTGCATCACCATTTCAGATAAAGGAAAATGAAGATTGGGATTATTTACATTCGGTATGATGTTAGTAAGAAGGAGAGTTTAACGATGACGAAGAAAAATCAGTTTTGGAAAGGAATGCTTCTAGGCGCAATTGCTGGAGGGGCAATCAGTTTATTGGATAAACAAACCCGCGAGGTAATGAAGGAAAAAGTCCAAAAGGCGGGGCACATGTTGAGCCATCCAGGAGAAATTTCCGATAAGGTCAAAGAATCAGCTGCTAAAATAAGGACAACAATGGAACAGGTAAGCGAAGATATTTCCTATATCGTTGATAAAGTGGACGAGTTGCGTGAATTAACCCCGCAAGTATCAGATATCATAAAGGAAACAAAAGATTCTTTTACAAAAATGGACGAGGATGACTTGCTGGAAGAAAGTGAATCCATCTAAAAAGGAGAGGTGGGAATGGAGAATAAAGCCAATATACGCTCATCTTTAATTAAGCTGCTTTGGCATCGAATTCAAGAGGATGACCTTCCAGGGTTGAGTGCCCAGTTGGCCTATAATTTGCTTTTTTCCCTATTTCCGTTGATTATCGTGATTTTTACATTGCTGCCCTATTTCCCCATTCGTCAGGAGGACATTCTTGGAGTGATAGAGAAATTTGCACCGCCCGAGGCCATGCAGTTAATTGAAAAAACGGTAAATGAGGTCATGAATGTGCGGAATGGCGGGCTGCTTTCGTTCGGTATTATCGGGACCATTTGGTCAGCGTCCACGGGAATAAACGCGATCGTTGTTGCGTTTAACCGTGCCTATAATGTGAAGGAAAGCCGCTCCTTCATTGTGTCAAGAGGTATGTCTATTTTACTGACGTTTGGACTGATATTTGTATTTATCTTTGCCATTATTTTACCTATCTTTGGAAGAGCAATCGGGATTTTTGTGTTTACCGAATTAGGGCAAGCATCTTTATTTATCAAGCTATGGAATGCATTAAGTTGGATTGTAAGCGCAGTCATATTATTTTTGCTTTTTACAGGCTTGTATTGGATTGCTCCAAATGTGAAATTTCGCTGTCGCAGCGCTATTCCCGGAGCTGCCTTTGCGACATTTGGCTGGATCGTCTCATCATTGGGGTTATCTTATTATGTAGGTAACTTTAGTAATTATTCTTTAACATATGGCGGTATCGGAGCCATTATCGTATTAATGACATGGCTGTACATTTCAGCCTTCATTATAGTTCTAGGCGGGGAAATTAATGCATTCTATAGTGAAAGAAGCCGGACAAACTGCTAAAAACTTCCCTTTATGAAAAATTTAAATCGGTCCAAACTATGACCATGGGGCCTACCGCCCTGAATAAAAGGGAGGATCAAATTTACATGACTAAACATACAAAAAAAGATGGCAGCACAAAGCAAAAAGGCAAAGGAAGCAAGGGAAATAAAACATCCGGATCTGCAAACGGATCAAACGGATATCACTGAAAAAACCCGGGGAATCATACTGATTCCCCGGTTCACTGCTATTTCAACAATCTAAGGCTATTTAAAATGACAAGGATCGTACTGCCCTCATGCCCAATAACACCAAATGGCAAATTA
Above is a genomic segment from Neobacillus endophyticus containing:
- a CDS encoding DUF1128 domain-containing protein, coding for MNLSQKSTENVEFMIEKIKEKLRVLNLGAIKPSHFDEEMYEELKDIYELVQKKNSFSPSEMQALAEELGNLRKR
- a CDS encoding YtxH domain-containing protein gives rise to the protein MTKKNQFWKGMLLGAIAGGAISLLDKQTREVMKEKVQKAGHMLSHPGEISDKVKESAAKIRTTMEQVSEDISYIVDKVDELRELTPQVSDIIKETKDSFTKMDEDDLLEESESI
- the map gene encoding type I methionyl aminopeptidase; amino-acid sequence: MIVLKSQREIDAMKKAGEILAACHKEIAKLIKPGITTWEIDQFVEKFLKEHDCTPEQKGYKGYEYATCASINDEICHGFPRKEPLKEGDIVTIDMVVNHNGALADSAWSYAVGNVSPETEHLLKVTKEALYKGIEQAVPGNRIGDIGHAIQTYVESEGLSVVRDFIGHGIGAVIHEKPDVPHYGLPGKGARIKEGMVFTIEPMVNIGMYFTQMDSNSWTARTVDGTYSAQYEHTIAITKNGPQILTEQD
- a CDS encoding YihY/virulence factor BrkB family protein — encoded protein: MENKANIRSSLIKLLWHRIQEDDLPGLSAQLAYNLLFSLFPLIIVIFTLLPYFPIRQEDILGVIEKFAPPEAMQLIEKTVNEVMNVRNGGLLSFGIIGTIWSASTGINAIVVAFNRAYNVKESRSFIVSRGMSILLTFGLIFVFIFAIILPIFGRAIGIFVFTELGQASLFIKLWNALSWIVSAVILFLLFTGLYWIAPNVKFRCRSAIPGAAFATFGWIVSSLGLSYYVGNFSNYSLTYGGIGAIIVLMTWLYISAFIIVLGGEINAFYSERSRTNC